From a single Nymphaea colorata isolate Beijing-Zhang1983 chromosome 4, ASM883128v2, whole genome shotgun sequence genomic region:
- the LOC116252091 gene encoding probable transcription factor At4g00390, whose product MPIEEEESSDSSSYSEEEEEEQKEKKTTAVTSPMPTRSVARRGTTAAVPPSSSSSSSDSEEESEDDDEDSEDERGSEPLKSQPGTPVGSQKALQSKAVSPVPSSAKPLNSKPMDSKTTVKPSQPASQAKPKRPADSSKEDESKKKKKKKKNDEEELEAEDLAAEVEAKKEDKPDGSKTPQDRKKLFQRVWDAEDEINLLTTLFHYTKDGGHAHDLNGFFNFSRKDLEKFKKTQLQDKVRKLKKRYENVVAKEKKSGKTTTFKSPHEQEAFSLSQLIWGEKGEYDSQKEANEQSRQKSPTKNNDGEEKKLNNNRTNVLALKREEPHSSVSKDENHVRLFENMEIGVGMTKEDELGSTVVNMVEVVDKWIKLADQSKVKDLQERQRKLEGRLLEIHSEHLEIASARAKLALEAFKTSKAGRSRQ is encoded by the coding sequence ATGCCGATTGAAGAAGAGGAATCCAGTGATTCATCTTCTTActcagaagaagaggaagaggaacaaaaggaaaaaaaaacgacAGCGGTGACCTCTCCGATGCCCACACGTTCGGTCGCCCGCCGTGGCACGACTGCAGCTGTTCCGCCTTCTTCGTCGTCCTCTTCGTCGGACTCGGAAGAAGAGTCTGAGGATGACGACGAAGACTCTGAAGACGAGCGCGGGTCTGAGCCACTGAAGTCACAGCCGGGGACTCCTGTAGGGTCACAGAAGGCCCTGCAGTCTAAAGCCGTTTCTCCGGTGCCGAGCTCGGCCAAGCCCTTGAATTCGAAGCCCATGGACAGTAAGACCACGGTGAAGCCTTCTCAGCCAGCCTCACAAGCGAAGCCGAAGCGTCCTGCGGACAGCTCCAAAGAAGAtgaaagcaagaagaagaaaaagaagaagaagaatgatgaaGAGGAATTAGAGGCAGAAGATCTCGCCGCTGAGGTTGAAGCAAAAAAGGAGGATAAACCCGATGGAAGCAAGACCCCTCAGGACCGAAAGAAGTTATTTCAGAGGGTTTGGGATGCTGAAGACGAGATAAATCTCCTCACGACGCTCTTCCATTACACAAAAGATGGAGGGCATGCACATGATCTTAACGGTTTCTTTAATTTCTCGAGGAAGGACTTGGAGAAATTCAAGAAGACCCAACTCCAGGACAAGGTTCGAAAGCTTAAGAAAAGGTATGAGAATGTCGTtgccaaggagaagaagagtgGGAAGACAACAACATTCAAGAGTCCTCATGAACAGGAAGCTTTCTCTCTTTCACAGTTGATTTGGGGGGAGAAGGGGGAGTATGATTCTCAGAAGGAGGCGAACGAGCAATCTAGACAGAAATCTCCAACTAAGAACAATGATggggaagaaaaaaagttgaacaACAATAGGACGAATGTTTTGGCACTCAAGCGCGAAGAACCTCATTCTTCTGTGTCAAAGGATGAAAACCATGTCAGGCTTTTTGAGAATATGGAGATTGGTGTTGGAATGACAAAAGAGGATGAACTGGGGAGCACCGTGGTCAATATGGTTGAAGTCGTTGATAAATGGATCAAGTTGGCCGACCAGTCAAAAGTAAAGGATTTACAAGAAAGACAGAGGAAACTGGAAGGTAGACTGTTGGAGATCCATAGTGAGCATCTAGAGATTGCATCTGCGAGGGCGAAGCTTGCTCTTGAAGCGTTCAAGACGTCCAAAGCAGGACGTTCTAGGCAGTAA